Proteins found in one Aliidongia dinghuensis genomic segment:
- a CDS encoding phasin family protein: MTKPETKLVAGAEDAPASSNPPPQAPLPQAPLPQAKPSTPAAGKPSSPSETAPFSMFPTTPNPMVNLMTNATFKGFDDFATFGQANIDALVQASTVFTKGVEELSKEMASLAHTSLETGAAAAKKTFAARTIKDVIEAQSDFSKVSLEKLLANWARFGELGVKLATDTASPIAARANAVAAMVARPAT; the protein is encoded by the coding sequence ATGACGAAGCCCGAGACCAAGCTAGTTGCGGGCGCGGAGGACGCGCCGGCCTCCTCGAACCCGCCCCCTCAAGCCCCGCTCCCTCAAGCCCCGCTCCCTCAGGCGAAGCCGTCGACACCGGCTGCAGGCAAGCCGAGTTCACCGAGCGAGACCGCACCTTTCTCGATGTTCCCGACAACTCCCAATCCAATGGTGAATTTGATGACGAACGCGACCTTCAAGGGCTTTGATGATTTCGCGACTTTCGGGCAGGCGAATATCGATGCGCTGGTCCAGGCCAGCACCGTCTTCACCAAGGGCGTCGAGGAATTGTCCAAGGAGATGGCAAGCCTCGCCCACACGTCGCTCGAGACCGGTGCGGCGGCGGCCAAGAAGACCTTCGCGGCAAGGACCATCAAGGATGTGATCGAGGCCCAGTCCGACTTCAGCAAGGTATCGCTCGAGAAGCTGCTGGCCAACTGGGCGCGGTTCGGCGAACTGGGCGTGAAACTCGCGACGGACACTGCTTCGCCAATTGCGGCGCGGGCCAACGCCGTGGCGGCGATGGTGGCACGACCCGCCACCTAG
- a CDS encoding DoxX family protein, with product MLATRAPQMLGILRIITALQFLEHGSQKLLGFPPPPTGMPPLLSVPGIAGCIELIGGFLMLIGFQTRIVAFLLSGEMAVAYWTVHEPRSFFPALNGGDAAILFCFVFLYFVFAGPGAWSLDRRRAAAA from the coding sequence ATGCTCGCTACCCGTGCCCCCCAGATGCTTGGCATCCTGCGCATCATAACCGCGCTCCAGTTCCTGGAGCACGGCTCGCAGAAGCTCCTTGGATTTCCGCCACCGCCGACCGGCATGCCGCCGCTTCTCTCCGTGCCCGGGATCGCCGGCTGCATCGAGCTGATCGGCGGCTTCCTGATGCTGATCGGTTTCCAGACCCGGATCGTCGCCTTCCTGCTGTCCGGCGAAATGGCCGTCGCCTATTGGACGGTCCACGAACCACGGAGCTTCTTTCCGGCGCTCAACGGCGGCGACGCGGCCATCCTGTTCTGCTTCGTGTTCCTCTATTTCGTCTTTGCGGGTCCGGGCGCCTGGAGCCTGGACCGCCGGCGCGCCGCCGCGGCATGA
- a CDS encoding acyltransferase family protein — translation MNEKLSVINGLRGWAILVVVFGHLFGAYFDPTSPISVLSPESASPLRLLSFGGLGVPLFFIVSGFVLYLPYVAGKRRMTSGAAFKAYYSRRAARLLPLYYLVVIVCLLFNQDPNLGDIKFFKQMLGALGAGYCFSNHGFEPFINPPLWSLSVEIWFSVLFPLFVVAADRCGVGRLLAVCLVVSLASRVAGGVLLATTEGPYLPLAKGLPAHLDEFAIGMALARLYHHGWLARCATKANAAVVCGILVIVGAVSWQAYVPLSQTVPAFHSFYQAGLFLLVAGLLAKPRGWSAWPFTNRPIQIMGMMCYSLYLWHVPLRTPIFHALYAPMPHLAATLPVYVALVAAIAGLSYRYIEFGRVTDWRSLFLLGGGRPVDPPLAKTPTVPVLPQVERPA, via the coding sequence ATGAACGAGAAGCTTTCCGTTATCAACGGGTTGCGGGGCTGGGCGATTCTGGTGGTCGTGTTCGGCCACCTGTTCGGCGCCTATTTCGACCCGACCTCGCCGATTAGCGTGCTGTCGCCGGAGAGTGCCAGTCCGCTGCGCCTGCTCTCGTTCGGCGGCCTTGGCGTGCCGTTGTTCTTCATCGTCTCTGGCTTCGTGCTCTACCTGCCCTACGTCGCGGGCAAGCGCCGGATGACGTCCGGTGCCGCGTTCAAGGCCTATTACAGCCGGCGCGCGGCCCGGCTGCTGCCGCTCTATTACCTCGTCGTCATCGTCTGCCTGCTGTTCAACCAGGACCCGAACCTGGGCGATATAAAATTTTTCAAGCAGATGCTGGGCGCGCTCGGGGCTGGCTACTGCTTCTCCAACCACGGGTTCGAGCCGTTCATCAACCCGCCGCTCTGGTCGCTCTCGGTCGAGATCTGGTTCAGCGTGCTGTTCCCGCTGTTCGTCGTCGCGGCCGACCGGTGTGGCGTCGGGCGGCTGCTGGCGGTTTGCCTCGTCGTGAGCCTCGCCTCACGGGTTGCCGGCGGCGTGCTGCTCGCGACGACGGAGGGGCCCTACCTGCCGCTCGCCAAGGGGCTGCCGGCGCATCTCGATGAGTTCGCGATCGGCATGGCGCTGGCGCGGCTTTACCACCATGGCTGGCTCGCCAGGTGCGCGACCAAGGCCAATGCGGCCGTCGTCTGCGGTATCCTGGTGATCGTGGGTGCCGTGTCGTGGCAGGCCTACGTGCCGCTGAGCCAGACCGTGCCGGCGTTCCACAGTTTCTACCAGGCCGGCCTGTTCCTGCTGGTCGCGGGCCTGCTGGCGAAGCCCCGGGGCTGGAGCGCCTGGCCCTTCACCAACCGGCCGATCCAGATCATGGGCATGATGTGCTACAGCCTCTACCTTTGGCACGTGCCGCTGCGGACGCCGATCTTCCACGCGCTCTATGCGCCGATGCCGCATCTCGCGGCCACGCTTCCGGTCTATGTGGCACTCGTCGCCGCGATCGCCGGGCTCAGCTATCGCTACATCGAGTTCGGCCGCGTCACCGACTGGCGCTCACTGTTCCTGCTCGGCGGCGGCCGTCCGGTCGACCCACCGCTGGCAAAGACGCCGACCGTTCCGGTCTTGCCGCAGGTCGAGCGGCCGGCTTGA
- a CDS encoding maleylacetate reductase, with protein MTQHFAYQALPSRIVFDTLSPALLAAELDRLGVARALILTTPPQEARGQEIARMLGNRGAGVFAGAVMHTPVAVTEQAVETLRRLGADGVVAFGGGSTTGLAKAIALRTDVPQLIVPTTYAGSEVTPILGETEGGVKTTRTSPAILPETVIYDVDLTLSLPPRLSATSGLNAMAHAAEALYARDGNPVTALMAEEAIAALARALPRIVAAPEDRDARSDALYGAWLSGTCLGTVGMALHHKLCHTLGGSFGLPHAETHAIVLPHAMAYNAAAAPEAMARIARALGAADPAAGLFALGRQLGIDQSLQAIGMPADGLDRAADLAVERPYWNPRPIERDAIRRLLARAWAGDAPEA; from the coding sequence ATGACCCAGCACTTCGCCTATCAGGCGCTGCCGAGCCGGATCGTGTTCGACACGCTCTCGCCAGCGCTGCTCGCGGCCGAGCTCGACCGCCTGGGCGTAGCCCGTGCCCTGATACTGACCACGCCGCCGCAAGAGGCGCGCGGGCAGGAGATCGCCCGGATGCTGGGCAACCGCGGTGCGGGCGTGTTCGCCGGCGCCGTGATGCACACACCCGTCGCGGTGACGGAACAGGCGGTCGAGACCTTGCGCCGGCTCGGCGCCGACGGCGTCGTCGCATTCGGCGGCGGCTCGACCACCGGCCTCGCCAAGGCGATAGCACTCAGGACCGACGTCCCGCAGCTGATCGTGCCGACGACCTATGCCGGCTCGGAAGTAACGCCGATCCTGGGCGAGACCGAGGGCGGCGTGAAGACGACCCGGACGAGCCCGGCAATCCTGCCGGAAACGGTGATCTACGACGTCGACCTGACCTTGAGCTTGCCGCCCCGGCTCTCGGCGACCTCCGGGCTCAACGCCATGGCCCATGCGGCCGAGGCGCTCTACGCCCGCGACGGCAATCCGGTGACCGCGCTCATGGCCGAGGAAGCCATTGCCGCGCTCGCCCGCGCCCTGCCACGCATCGTCGCCGCACCGGAGGACCGGGACGCCCGGTCGGATGCGCTCTACGGCGCCTGGCTCAGCGGCACCTGCCTCGGCACGGTCGGCATGGCACTGCATCACAAGCTCTGCCACACGCTGGGCGGCAGTTTCGGCCTGCCCCATGCCGAGACGCATGCGATCGTGCTGCCCCATGCCATGGCATACAATGCCGCGGCGGCACCGGAGGCCATGGCGCGCATCGCCCGCGCGCTCGGCGCGGCCGATCCGGCAGCCGGTCTCTTCGCGCTCGGCCGGCAGCTCGGCATCGACCAGAGCCTGCAGGCGATCGGCATGCCGGCGGACGGGCTCGACCGCGCCGCGGACCTGGCGGTCGAGCGGCCCTATTGGAATCCCCGGCCGATCGAGCGCGATGCGATCCGCCGCCTGCTCGCGCGCGCCTGGGCCGGCGACGCCCCTGAGGCCTAA
- a CDS encoding GlxA family transcriptional regulator translates to MVCVLIADLLSQDRSNEMVPRRIGFLLLPGFSMGALGAAVDLLNVTGGVSREALYTSHSIGIDSAPVRSSTGLVLTPELSIDHASGFFLTFVVSTLEFADFYDERAAAWLRRQARHGTWIGALGSGAVFIAKTGLLDGYCCTTHWRLFGEFARQFPAVTLTRNLFCIDRDRLTCAGGTAVLDLILALIAQDHGQDRAAEAAELLLHTQIRSSTEGQRVSAQGRFDLTDKRLVRAITLMEQALERPASLPELARAAGMSNRQFQRLFSRVLGQSPARFYLELRLKHARMQLQRSSRSILDVALESGFSDASHFTRQYRLMFGETPGQARRNARPAEVDRHPGRPEPSLASEHQERAQSARKAEMG, encoded by the coding sequence TTGGTCTGCGTCCTGATCGCAGACCTGCTCAGTCAGGACCGAAGCAACGAGATGGTACCGCGGCGGATTGGTTTTCTCCTGCTTCCTGGCTTCTCGATGGGGGCCCTGGGCGCCGCGGTGGATCTATTGAACGTGACGGGCGGGGTCTCCAGGGAAGCGCTCTATACCTCCCATTCGATCGGCATCGACAGCGCTCCAGTACGATCGAGCACCGGCTTGGTGCTGACGCCGGAGCTTTCAATCGATCACGCATCCGGCTTCTTCCTCACCTTCGTGGTGTCCACCCTCGAGTTCGCGGATTTCTACGACGAGCGGGCCGCAGCCTGGCTGCGTCGGCAGGCGCGTCATGGCACCTGGATCGGCGCCCTCGGTTCCGGCGCCGTGTTCATCGCGAAAACAGGCCTGCTGGACGGCTATTGCTGCACGACGCATTGGCGGCTCTTTGGCGAATTCGCCCGGCAGTTCCCCGCCGTGACGCTCACCCGCAACCTCTTCTGCATCGATCGGGATCGGCTGACCTGCGCCGGCGGGACGGCCGTGCTCGACCTGATCCTCGCCCTGATCGCCCAGGACCATGGCCAGGACCGGGCGGCCGAGGCGGCCGAATTGCTGTTGCACACCCAGATCCGCTCCTCGACAGAAGGCCAGCGCGTGTCGGCGCAGGGGCGGTTCGATCTGACCGATAAGCGGCTCGTGCGCGCGATCACGCTGATGGAGCAAGCGCTTGAGCGGCCGGCCTCCTTGCCCGAACTGGCGCGGGCCGCCGGCATGTCGAACCGCCAGTTCCAGCGGCTCTTCAGCCGCGTACTCGGCCAGTCGCCTGCCCGCTTCTATCTGGAGCTACGCCTGAAGCATGCGCGGATGCAGCTCCAACGATCGTCCAGATCGATCCTCGACGTGGCACTCGAAAGCGGATTTTCCGATGCGTCGCACTTCACGCGGCAATATCGCCTTATGTTCGGCGAGACGCCGGGTCAGGCGCGCCGGAATGCACGTCCAGCCGAGGTGGATCGCCATCCTGGGCGGCCCGAACCCAGCTTGGCGTCGGAACACCAAGAAAGGGCGCAATCCGCCAGGAAGGCGGAAATGGGGTAA
- a CDS encoding MDR family MFS transporter → MSAAEQAPSFPERPHPERKVRRELVIGAMLISTFMAAVEVTVISTAMPTIVAQLGGFSLFSWAFGAYLLTQAVATPLYGRLADSYGRKRVYLASAGLFLAGSLLCGYAWSMVSLILFRAIQGIGGGGLVPLATTIIGDVADPADRPRMMGYVSGIWGISAIVGPLLGAFFVNSLGWPFVFWVNLPIGLVAMAMIARFLHEPPRSGRHEPIDMPGASLLVVGIGAIMVALVQIESLTTGMLLGLVALGAGALGGFAWRERRVADPLLPAHLLHRPIILAANASALLCGGLLIGASAFLPTWVQGVVGGDALAAGVVVGVMTVSWTAASLTMSRILARLSFRPVAIIASIVLVAGAGGLATVRPGQNGLWLDLCCVAIGVGLGLNSLVFTVAVQSGAARADRGRATALFYFSRLIGQALGAAAFGGVLNRTLERAAGDSQDIVRDLVNTARRGALAPADLDRLVAILAQALDAVFLLGAIFAIGAFIVTLFVPRQARLGLEE, encoded by the coding sequence ATGAGCGCAGCCGAGCAAGCCCCGTCCTTTCCGGAACGCCCCCACCCAGAGCGCAAGGTCCGGCGCGAGCTGGTGATCGGCGCCATGCTGATCTCGACCTTCATGGCTGCGGTCGAGGTCACGGTGATCAGCACGGCAATGCCGACGATCGTGGCGCAGCTCGGCGGCTTCAGCTTGTTTTCCTGGGCGTTCGGCGCCTATCTCCTGACCCAGGCGGTGGCGACGCCGCTCTATGGCCGGCTCGCCGACAGCTATGGCCGCAAGCGGGTCTACCTCGCGAGCGCCGGCCTGTTCCTGGCCGGATCGCTCCTGTGCGGCTATGCCTGGAGCATGGTCTCGCTCATCCTGTTCCGCGCGATCCAGGGCATCGGCGGCGGCGGGCTCGTGCCGCTGGCAACGACCATCATCGGCGACGTCGCCGACCCGGCGGACCGGCCGCGCATGATGGGCTATGTCAGCGGCATCTGGGGCATCTCGGCCATTGTCGGGCCGCTCTTGGGCGCCTTCTTCGTCAACAGCCTGGGCTGGCCCTTCGTGTTCTGGGTCAACCTGCCGATCGGCCTCGTCGCGATGGCCATGATCGCCCGCTTCCTGCACGAGCCGCCACGCAGCGGGCGGCATGAGCCGATCGACATGCCGGGCGCCAGCCTGCTCGTCGTCGGCATCGGCGCGATCATGGTGGCGCTGGTGCAGATCGAAAGCCTGACGACCGGCATGCTCCTGGGGCTCGTGGCCCTCGGCGCCGGAGCGCTCGGCGGCTTCGCCTGGCGCGAGCGCCGGGTCGCCGATCCGCTGCTGCCGGCCCATCTGCTGCACCGGCCGATCATCCTCGCCGCCAACGCCTCGGCACTGCTGTGCGGCGGCCTGCTCATCGGTGCCTCCGCTTTCCTGCCGACCTGGGTGCAGGGCGTGGTTGGCGGCGACGCGCTCGCCGCCGGCGTCGTCGTCGGCGTGATGACCGTCAGCTGGACCGCCGCCAGCCTGACCATGAGCCGGATCCTGGCGCGCTTGAGCTTCCGCCCGGTCGCGATCATCGCCTCGATCGTGCTCGTGGCCGGCGCCGGCGGCCTTGCGACGGTGCGTCCTGGCCAGAATGGCCTGTGGCTCGACCTCTGCTGCGTCGCGATCGGCGTCGGCCTCGGGCTCAACAGCCTCGTCTTCACCGTCGCGGTCCAGTCCGGCGCCGCGCGCGCCGATCGCGGGCGGGCGACTGCGCTGTTCTATTTCAGCCGCCTGATCGGCCAGGCGCTGGGTGCTGCGGCGTTCGGCGGCGTGCTGAACCGCACGCTCGAGCGTGCGGCCGGCGACAGCCAGGACATCGTACGCGATCTGGTGAACACCGCGCGGCGCGGCGCCCTCGCCCCGGCCGATCTTGACCGGTTGGTCGCCATCCTCGCCCAGGCGCTCGACGCCGTGTTCCTGCTGGGCGCCATCTTCGCCATCGGCGCCTTCATCGTCACCCTGTTCGTGCCCCGACAGGCGCGGCTCGGGCTCGAGGAATAG
- a CDS encoding intradiol ring-cleavage dioxygenase — MRNFDEFTITDAVLERVAAAPDARVRQISEALVRHLHAFVREVEPTQAEWAAGIEFLTRTGQMCDDKRQEFILLSDTLGVSMLVDAINHRRPAGATETTVLGPFYVQNPPEFPLSADISGGMRGQKLFVDGSVATLDGTPIAGAVVDVWHADAEGYYDVQQPGDLAGRARFRTDADGHFHFWTIRPAAYPIPHDGPVGEMLEAQGRHPFRPAHVHFVIAAPGHETLVTHVFAAGDDYLDSDVVFGVKDSIIRPYSVHEAGTAPDGSGVAEPYARLTYDFRLK; from the coding sequence ATGCGGAATTTCGACGAGTTCACCATCACCGACGCGGTGCTGGAACGGGTAGCGGCGGCGCCGGACGCGCGCGTACGCCAGATCAGCGAGGCGCTGGTGCGGCATCTGCACGCCTTCGTGCGCGAGGTCGAGCCGACGCAGGCAGAATGGGCAGCCGGCATCGAATTTCTGACGCGCACCGGCCAGATGTGCGACGACAAGCGCCAGGAATTCATTCTGCTGTCCGACACGCTGGGCGTCTCGATGCTGGTCGACGCGATCAACCACCGCCGGCCGGCCGGCGCTACCGAGACGACGGTGCTGGGCCCGTTCTATGTCCAGAACCCGCCGGAATTCCCGCTCAGCGCCGACATCTCGGGCGGCATGCGCGGACAGAAGCTGTTCGTCGACGGCAGCGTCGCAACGCTCGACGGCACGCCGATCGCCGGCGCCGTCGTCGACGTCTGGCACGCCGACGCCGAGGGCTATTACGACGTGCAGCAACCGGGCGACCTCGCCGGACGCGCCCGGTTCCGGACCGACGCCGACGGACACTTCCACTTCTGGACCATCCGACCGGCGGCCTATCCGATTCCGCACGACGGACCGGTCGGCGAAATGCTTGAGGCCCAGGGGCGCCACCCGTTCCGTCCGGCGCACGTCCATTTCGTGATCGCCGCCCCCGGGCACGAGACGCTCGTCACCCACGTCTTCGCCGCGGGCGACGACTACCTCGATTCCGACGTGGTGTTCGGGGTCAAGGATTCGATCATCCGCCCCTATTCGGTGCACGAGGCCGGTACCGCGCCGGACGGCAGCGGCGTGGCCGAGCCCTACGCCCGGCTTACCTACGATTTTCGCCTGAAATGA
- a CDS encoding MBOAT family O-acyltransferase, which yields MLFVEPRFFVFFAIVFALYWSLKRNTQRKVVLLVASYIFYGAWDPRFTALLAFSTLFDYGAGLAMEAASSGRRRKLIILFSVSVNLTLLFTFKYFNFFADSFVGLLHAAGVQANPVTVRLILPVGISFYTFQSLSYTLDIYRGHMPARRSLLDYATFVGFFPQLVAGPIVRAYDFLPQLDELKRFSAVAVRPAVILFFFGYVKKACVSDNVAPYVDMVFSHPGSYSGASIVAATVLYAIQIYCDFSGYTDMAIATAKLLGYDLTVNFRHPYFSTSISDFWRRWHISLSSWLRDYLYIPLGGNRDGRLGAYRNLMITMVLGGLWHGASWNFVIWGTLHGGALILHKEYARHRPAAWTGQPAYQAGAMLLTFWWVCLAWIFFRSTSLPLAAEIARDFVTMSGTGAGDIATGAAPAILGLLLIHALESRRLISGALLALERRAFYALAGAASGAALALTPIAYRPFIYFQF from the coding sequence ATGCTGTTCGTCGAGCCCCGCTTCTTCGTCTTCTTCGCGATCGTCTTCGCGCTCTACTGGTCGCTCAAGCGCAACACCCAGCGCAAGGTCGTGCTGCTGGTCGCGAGCTACATCTTCTACGGCGCCTGGGACCCGCGCTTCACGGCGCTGCTTGCCTTCTCCACCCTGTTCGACTACGGCGCCGGCCTCGCCATGGAGGCGGCATCGAGCGGGCGGCGGCGCAAGCTCATCATCCTCTTCAGCGTGAGCGTCAACCTCACGCTGCTGTTCACCTTCAAGTACTTCAATTTCTTCGCGGATTCCTTCGTCGGCCTGCTGCATGCCGCAGGCGTCCAGGCCAATCCGGTGACCGTGCGGCTGATCCTGCCGGTCGGCATCAGCTTCTATACGTTCCAGAGCCTGAGCTACACGCTCGACATTTACCGCGGCCACATGCCCGCCCGCCGCAGCCTGCTCGACTACGCGACCTTCGTGGGCTTCTTCCCGCAGCTGGTCGCGGGGCCGATCGTGCGCGCCTACGACTTCCTGCCGCAGCTGGACGAGCTGAAGCGCTTCTCGGCCGTCGCTGTCCGCCCGGCGGTCATCCTGTTCTTCTTCGGCTACGTCAAGAAAGCCTGCGTCTCGGACAACGTGGCGCCCTACGTCGACATGGTGTTCAGCCATCCGGGCAGCTACAGCGGCGCATCGATCGTCGCCGCCACCGTGCTCTATGCCATCCAGATCTATTGCGACTTCTCCGGCTACACGGACATGGCGATCGCGACGGCGAAGCTCTTGGGCTACGACCTCACGGTCAATTTCCGCCATCCCTATTTCTCGACCAGCATCAGCGATTTCTGGCGCCGCTGGCATATCAGCCTGTCCTCGTGGCTCCGGGACTATCTCTACATCCCCTTGGGCGGCAACCGCGACGGCCGGCTCGGCGCCTATCGCAACCTGATGATCACCATGGTGCTGGGCGGCCTCTGGCATGGTGCCTCGTGGAATTTCGTCATCTGGGGCACGCTGCACGGCGGCGCACTGATCCTGCACAAGGAATATGCCCGCCACCGGCCGGCCGCATGGACCGGTCAGCCGGCCTATCAGGCGGGCGCCATGCTGCTGACCTTCTGGTGGGTCTGCCTCGCCTGGATCTTCTTCCGGTCGACGAGCCTGCCGCTCGCGGCCGAGATCGCCCGCGACTTCGTGACGATGAGCGGTACCGGTGCCGGCGACATCGCGACCGGGGCGGCGCCGGCCATCCTGGGGCTGCTGCTCATTCACGCACTCGAGTCGCGCCGGCTCATCTCCGGCGCCCTGCTGGCGCTTGAACGCCGGGCCTTCTACGCGCTCGCCGGTGCCGCCTCCGGCGCCGCCCTGGCGCTGACGCCGATCGCCTACCGGCCGTTCATCTATTTCCAGTTCTAA